Proteins from one Gasterosteus aculeatus chromosome 11, fGasAcu3.hap1.1, whole genome shotgun sequence genomic window:
- the coil gene encoding coilin → MAAHSNTSIRVRLLFDYPPPAVVDCRMCWLLVDLNACRVVADLESVIREKFDFGRGSILSLFVEGCYLPHTESVYVVRDNDSVRVKVDCLARVNGHSSSPDTFSENVKKRRRDAEEDGLGENTVMKKKKKKKSVETAVRDTVQASGDETHKEPVAKKKKKKKKKKQKKVEEKGPPVVPKPAATPKKTPVKVPKTPPVARSKPQKASSSDASSSSSEEDKAPRKPAPQKAAPKAPTSAPAASRAPPTTKPTQTKSRPPSSSSSETSDDEAAVVKSMPKPPSITPKGGVNPKAQQASPAQRPADGEQRQAASVAPPPGDDSDSEEEIKLVIRQPAQQPVLGLGARQSPWRGRGHGGRGEGRGGLGEGRGGRGEGRGGRGEGRGGRGEEVGRGAGRGAARGRGASFGFRYEGAEEPSCRSDQLTNLSAIIQNGAERAPKKDYSCMPLLAAPPQVGQKIAFKLLELTENYTPEVSQYKEGRIVTFDLTTKQIELQLLNGFQAPVEPGKFDLVYQNPDGSESVEYAVVRGSRVTERWDSLLEPRLII, encoded by the exons ATGGCAGCCCACAGTAACACCTCCATCCGCGTGCGCTTGCTCTTTGACTACCCGCCGCCGGCCGTCGTGGACTGCCGCATGTGCTGGCTGCTCGTGGACCTGAACGCGTGTCGCGTGGTGGCGGACCTCGAGAGCGTCATCAGGGAGAAGttcgatttcggccgtgggagCATCCTCAGCCTCTTCGTGGAAGGCTGCTACCTGCCGCACACGGAGAGCGTGTACGTGGTGCGCGACAACGACAGCGTCAG GGTGAAGGTGGACTGTCTGGCCCGGGTGAACGGGCACAGCAGCAGTCCGGATACTTTCAGTGAAAACGTCAAAAAGAGACGGAGAGATGCAGAGGAGGATGGGCTGGGAGAAAACAcagtgatgaaaaaaaagaagaaaaagaagagtgtGGAAACGGCGGTGAGAGATACTGTGCAGGCTTCAGGTGATGAGACACATAAGGAACCAGTagcgaagaaaaagaagaagaagaagaagaagaaacaaaagaaggtTGAGGAAAAAGGCCCACCTGTGGTCCCGAAACCAGCTGCTACTCCTAAAAAGACCCCAGTTAAAGTCCCCAAGACGCCCCCAGTGGCAAGGTCAAAACCCCAGAAGGCCTCTTCTTCAGatgccagcagcagcagtagtgaGGAGGACAAAGCTCCCAGAAAGCCGGCTCCCCAGAAAGCAGCACCAAAGGCGCCCACCTCCGCCCCTGCTGCCTCTAGGGCGCCTCCGACCACCAAACCCACCCAGACAAAGTCCCGCCCTCCTTCGTCATCCTCCTCAGAAACCTCAGACGACGAGGCTGCCGTTGTAAAAAGCATGCCGAAACCCCCCTCCATAACACCCAAAGGGGGGGTGAACCCCAAAGCACAGCAAGCTAGTCCAGCCCAGCGGCCTGCAGACGGAGAGCAGAGACAAGCTGCGAGTGTGGCGCCCCCCCCTGGCGATGACtccgacagcgaggaggagatcAAGCTGGTCATCCGGCAGCCGGCGCAGCAGCCAGTCCTCGGCCTGGGTGCCCGTCAGTCGCCTTGGAGGGGCCGAGGACACGGTGGCCGTGGAGAAGGACGCGGTGGGCTTGGAGAAGGACGCGGTGGGCGTGGAGAAGGACGCGGTGGGCGTGGAGAAGGACGCGGTGGGCGTGGAGAGGAAGTGGGGCGGGGGGCCGGTAGAGGGGCCGCCAGAGGGCGTGGTGCCAGCTTTGGGTTCAGATACGAAGGAGCCGAGGAGCCGTCCTGCCGCAGCGATCAGCTGACAAACCTGTCCGCCATCATCCAG AACGGAGCAGAACGTGCCCCCAAAAAGGACTACAGCTGCATGCCGCTGCTAGCCGCGCCTCCACAGGTGGGGCAGAAAATTGCTTTCAAG ttactGGAGCTAACTGAGAACTACACTCCAGAGGTATCACAATATAAG GAGGGGAGGATTGTGACCTTCGACCTCACCACCAAACAGATTGAGCTGCAACTACTCAACGGCTTTCAAG CTCCCGTGGAACCGGGAAAGTTCGACCTGGTCTATCAGAACCCGGATGGGTCGGAGAGCGTCGAGTACGCAGTGGTCAGAGGCTCTCGG GTGACTGAACGCTGGGACTCTCTGCTGGAACCAAGGCTGATCATTTAA